Genomic segment of Ruegeria sp. TM1040:
GGCGTGGGTCTTGGTAAGACACACCTGATGCATGCGATCGCGTGGGAGTTGAAAGAGCGCAATCCCGAGCTGAACGTCCTGTATCTTTCCGCCGAACAGTTCATGTATCGGTTTGTTCAGGCGCTGCGCGAGCGCAAGATGATGGATTTCAAACATCTCTTCCGCTCTGTTGATGTGCTGATGGTGGATGACGTGCAGTTCATCGCCGGCAAGGATTCTACCCAAGAGGAGTTCTTCCATACCTTCAATGCGCTGGTGGACCAGAACAAGCAGATCATCATCTCAGCCGATCGCGCACCCGGCGAGATCAAGGATCTCGAGGATCGCGTAAAGTCGCGCCTGCAATGTGGTCTGGTGGTGGATCTGCATCCAACCGACTACGAATTGCGTCTGGGCATCCTTCAGACCAAGGTGCAGCAGAACCGCAAGAACTACCCGGATCTGAAAATCGCAGATGGTGTTCTGGAGCTGCTTGCGCACCGGATCTCGACCAATGTGCGCGTGCTCGAAGGCGCGTTGACACGCCTGTTCGCCTTCGCTTCCCTTGTGGGACGCGAGATCGACATGGACCTTACGCAGGATTGTCTTGCGGATGTGCTGCGCGCCTCCGAGCGCAAGATCACCGTCGAGGAAATCCAGCGCAAGGTGTCGGAGTATTACAACATCCGGATGTCGGATATCATCGGCCCCAAGCGCCTGCGGTCTTATGCGCGCCCGCGTCAGGTGGCGATGTATCTGTGCAAACAGCTGACCAGCCGCTCGCTACCGGAAATCGGGCGCCGTTTTGGTGGTCGGGATCATACCACCGTTATGCATGGTGTGCGTCGCATCGAAGAGTTGAAGACCATCGACGGCCAGATCGCCGAGGATGTGGAGATGCTGCGCCGCTCGCTCGAGGCGTAATGCACCGGTAGAATTGGCAGGCTGCGCCTCAACAGGTCTGCCAAGGTTTTTGCGGCCCCGGATGCCCACCGGGGCCGTTGCCATTTTTGGCGCGGCAATTGAGACGCATCTTGGATTGTTTTGCGACTTTGTGGTCGGGTGCGTCGCTCTGCTCTTGACGCTCCGCTCAATCCCTTGGAGAAATCAATAAAAACCTTGTGTTGAAGGGTAGGAACGTTAATCTGCCGCTCCGCTCGAACCACATGTTTCCAAAGACTGCCAGCCGAAGAGGATAGAGGGAAATGAAGATCAGCATTGAACGCGCAACGCTTCTGAAGGCTGTGGCCCAGGCGCAGTCGGTGGTTGAGCGCCGCAACACCATTCCGATCCTCGCCAATGTCCTGATCGAGGCCGAAGGCAGTGATGTGATGTTCCGCGCAACCGACCTCGATATCGAGGTCGTCGACAAGGCGCCCGCACAGGTGGAGCGTGCAGGCGCCACCACCGTTGCGGCCACCACATTGCATGAGATCGTGCGCAAGCTGCCCGACGGGGCACTGGTCACGCTCGATGCCGACGCGGCCAGTGGTCGCCTCACTGTGGAGGCTGGCCGGTCGAATTTTTCGCTGGCAACGCTGCCGCGAGAAGATTTTCCGGTTATGGCGACGTCGGAGTATCACTCCAACTTCACGGCAAATGCCGCCATGTTGCGGCGCCTGTTTGACAAGTCAAAGTTTGCGATCTCCACCGAAGAGACGCGCTATTACCTGAACGGTGTCTATATGCATGTGGCCACCGGTGAAAGCGGTGGCAAGGCGCTGCGCTGTGTGGCAACCGACGGGCACCGTCTTGCGCGTATTGATGCGGATTTGCCGATGGGTGCCGAGGACATGCCAGGCGTGATCGTGCCCCGCAAGACTGTGGGCGAGTTGCGCAAACTCCTCGACGAGGACGACATGGATATCGCTGTCTCTGTCTCAGAGACCAAAGTGCGCTTTGCCACGCCCAATATCACTCTGACATCCAAGGTGATTGACGGGACTTTCCCCGATTACACCCGCGTTATTCCGGTCGGCAATACCCGCCGTCTGGAGGTGGATGCCAGTGAGTTTGCGAAAGCTGTGGACCGGGTTGCCACGGTGTCTTCAGAGCGGTCACGCGCGGTAAAGCTGCAACTTGATGAAGATCGGCTTGTGTTGTCGGTGAATGCCCCTGACAGCGGTGCAGCCGAAGAAGAGCTGGCTGTTGCCTATAGCGACGAGCGGTTGGAAATCGGGTTTAACGCGAAATATCTTCTGGAGATTGCCAATCAGGTTGATCGAGAGAATGCCGTGTTCATGTTCAACTCTTCTGGTGATCCGACATTGATGCGCGAAGGCAGCGACGAAAGCGCGGTCTATGTGGTCATGCCGATGCGCGTCTGACCGGTGTTGCAACGGGTCTGACGGCCCGGCCTCCGGCGGAGGTATTTTTGAAAAGATGAAGCCCCGTGTTGGCACTGACGTCCCTGTTCATGTCTCACTTCCGCTCGCATTTGCGGGCGGATTTGCATTTGGATACGCGCCCGGTCGCGATCCACGGCAACAATGGTGCGGGCAAGACCAATATCCTTGAGGCAGTATCGTTGTTTTCCCCGGGGCGGGGGCTCCGGCGCGCCTCCGCGGCAGATATGGCGCGCCAGCCAGAGGCCCTGGGATGGAAGCTTCGGGGTGTGCTTCAGTCCTCCGGCCAGGCCTATGAGGTGGAGACCTCCTCTGAAGTTGGTAACGCCAGACAGGTCAAGATCGACAACAAGAGTGCAAGCCAGGTTGCGCTCGGGCGGATCGCTCGCGTTGTCTGGTTGGTTCCGGCGATGGATCGCTTGTGGATCGAGGGGGCTGAAGGGCGGCGGAGATTTCTCGATCGCATCGCGCTCAGTTTTGATCCGGATCACGCTGAGGCAAGTCTTTCCTATGAAAAAGCAATGCGGGAGCGCAATCGCCTGCTAAAGGACAACGTCCGGGATGCGGCATGGTATCGCGTACTTGAGGGGCAGATGGCCGAAACCGGCTTTCGCATCCATCAGGCCCGTATGGATGCGGTGGCACGGCTGACAGCTGCTCAAGCTGAGGCAGAGACCGCATTTCCGGTGGCGCAGTTGCAGCTTGTGCAGGCCGAAGGGGATATGCCCGCCAGTGCCGAAGCGCTGCGCGAAATGCTGGATGCTGGACGGATGCGCGATCTGACGGTTGGGCGAACCCTGGTCGGGCCACACCGAAGCGATTTGATTGGCACCTTTTTGGCCAAGGGGTTGCCAGCAAAGGATTGCTCCACAGGAGAGCAAAAGGCGCTGTTGGTCTCCTTGATCCTCGCCAATGCGCGCGCGCTGCAGGCACAGGAAGGTGCGGCCCCGATTCTGCTGCTGGACGAAGTGGCGGCGCAT
This window contains:
- the dnaA gene encoding chromosomal replication initiator protein DnaA, with translation MTDDTWGLLRKRLLKTVGQNNFTTWIEPLELDQVDGGVATFHVPTNFMGNYVSQNFADLILHEFNKSGEAVQRLAFKVAANSPTRPVQPTMSEAIEEPAPLQTTVVDQLGNQEGNTSVKSPPEDLQAAPLDPRFTFDSFVVGKPNELAHAAARRVAEGGPVTFNPLVLYGGVGLGKTHLMHAIAWELKERNPELNVLYLSAEQFMYRFVQALRERKMMDFKHLFRSVDVLMVDDVQFIAGKDSTQEEFFHTFNALVDQNKQIIISADRAPGEIKDLEDRVKSRLQCGLVVDLHPTDYELRLGILQTKVQQNRKNYPDLKIADGVLELLAHRISTNVRVLEGALTRLFAFASLVGREIDMDLTQDCLADVLRASERKITVEEIQRKVSEYYNIRMSDIIGPKRLRSYARPRQVAMYLCKQLTSRSLPEIGRRFGGRDHTTVMHGVRRIEELKTIDGQIAEDVEMLRRSLEA
- the dnaN gene encoding DNA polymerase III subunit beta, producing the protein MKISIERATLLKAVAQAQSVVERRNTIPILANVLIEAEGSDVMFRATDLDIEVVDKAPAQVERAGATTVAATTLHEIVRKLPDGALVTLDADAASGRLTVEAGRSNFSLATLPREDFPVMATSEYHSNFTANAAMLRRLFDKSKFAISTEETRYYLNGVYMHVATGESGGKALRCVATDGHRLARIDADLPMGAEDMPGVIVPRKTVGELRKLLDEDDMDIAVSVSETKVRFATPNITLTSKVIDGTFPDYTRVIPVGNTRRLEVDASEFAKAVDRVATVSSERSRAVKLQLDEDRLVLSVNAPDSGAAEEELAVAYSDERLEIGFNAKYLLEIANQVDRENAVFMFNSSGDPTLMREGSDESAVYVVMPMRV
- the recF gene encoding DNA replication/repair protein RecF, which produces MLALTSLFMSHFRSHLRADLHLDTRPVAIHGNNGAGKTNILEAVSLFSPGRGLRRASAADMARQPEALGWKLRGVLQSSGQAYEVETSSEVGNARQVKIDNKSASQVALGRIARVVWLVPAMDRLWIEGAEGRRRFLDRIALSFDPDHAEASLSYEKAMRERNRLLKDNVRDAAWYRVLEGQMAETGFRIHQARMDAVARLTAAQAEAETAFPVAQLQLVQAEGDMPASAEALREMLDAGRMRDLTVGRTLVGPHRSDLIGTFLAKGLPAKDCSTGEQKALLVSLILANARALQAQEGAAPILLLDEVAAHLDAGRRAALYDEICALGTQAWMTGTGPELFQELGSRAQHLTVSDRGGTSEVTLQ